The following coding sequences lie in one Rhinolophus ferrumequinum isolate MPI-CBG mRhiFer1 chromosome 14, mRhiFer1_v1.p, whole genome shotgun sequence genomic window:
- the GDF6 gene encoding growth/differentiation factor 6, with protein MDTPRVLLSAVFLVSFLWDFPGFQQASISSSSSSAELGSAKGMRSRKEGKMPRVPPESASATAPLVREEPQPQPQDEPRRRPPRQPQAQELPSRGPRVVPHEYMLSIYKTYSIAEKLGINASFFQSSKSANTITSFVDRGLDDLSHTALRRQKYLFDVSTLSDKEELVGAELRLFRQAPASPWGPPTGPLHVQLFPCLSPLLLDARTLDPQGAPRTGWEVFDVWQGLRHQPWKQLCLELRAAWGEPDTVEAQERASGPEQPLPPDLRSLGFGRRVRPPQERALLVVFTRSQRKNLFSEMREQLGSSEAADSGAGAEGSWLLPSGAPDGGLWLPSPGRRRRRTAFASRHGKRHGKKSRLRCSKKALHVNFKELGWDDWIIAPLEYEAYHCEGVCDFPLRSHLEPTNHAIIQTLMNSMDPGSTPPSCCVPTKLTPISILYIDAGNNVVYKQYEDMVVESCGCR; from the exons ATGGATACTCCCAGGGTCCTGCTCTCGGCCGTCTTCCTCGTCAGTTTCCTGTGGGATTTTCCGGGTTTCCAGCAGGCTTCCATCTCATCCTCCTCGTCCTCCGCGGAGCTGGGCTCAGCCAAGGGAATGCGAAGCCGCAAGGAAGGGAAGATGCCGCGAGTGCCGCCAGAGAGTGCTTCGGCCACGGCTCCCCTGGTGCGCGAGGAGCCACAGCCGCAGCCGCAGGATGAGCCCCGGCGGCGGCCACCACGGCAGCCCCAGGCGCAGGAGCTTCCAAGCAGGGGCCCGCGCGTGGTGCCCCACGAGTACATGCTGTCAATCTACAAGACTTACTCCATCGCCGAGAAGCTGGGCATCAATGCCAGCTTCTTCCAGTCTTCCAAGTCGGCTAATACGATCACTAGCTTTGTAGACAGGGGACTAG ACGATCTCTCGCACACTGCTCTCAGGAGACAGAAGTATTTGTTTGATGTGTCCACGCTCTCAGACAAAGAAGAGCTGGTGGGCGCGGAGCTGCGGCTCTTTCGCCAGGCGCCCGCATCGCCCTGGGGGCCGCCCACCGGGCCACTCCACGTGCAGCTCTTCCCTTGCCTGTCTCCCCTGCTGCTGGACGCGCGGACCCTGGACCCGCAGGGGGCGCCCCGGACCGGCTGGGAAGTGTTCGACGTGTGGCAAGGCCTGCGCCACCAGCCCTGGAAACAGCTGTGTTTGGAGCTGCGGGCCGCATGGGGCGAGCCCGACACTGTGGAGGCCCAGGAGCGCGCGTCGGGGCCCGAGCAGCCGCTGCCCCCGGACCTGCGGAGTCTGGGCTTCGGCCGGAGGGTGCGGCCCCCCCAGGAACGTGCCCTGCTCGTCGTGTTCACCAGATCCCAGCGCAAGAACCTGTTCTCTGAGATGCGCGAACAGCTGGGTTCCTCCGAGGCTGCTGACTCGGGCGCGGGCGCGGAGGGGTCGTGGCTGCTGCCGTCGGGAGCCCCAGACGGCGGGCTTTGGCTGCCCTCACCTGGTCGCCGGCGGCGGCGCACGGCCTTTGCCAGCCGCCACGGCAAGCGGCACGGCAAGAAGTCGAGGCTGCGCTGCAGCAAGAAGGCCCTGCACGTGAACTTCAAAGAGCTGGGATGGGACGACTGGATTATCGCACCCCTGGAGTACGAGGCCTACCACTGCGAAGGCGTGTGCGACTTCCCCCTGCGCTCGCACCTGGAGCCCACCAACCACGCCATCATCCAGACTCTGATGAACTCCATGGACCCCGGCTCCACCCCGCCCAGCTGCTGTGTGCCCACCAAATTGACTCCCATCAGCATCCTGTACATTGATGCTGGCAATAACGTGGTCTACAAGCAGTATGAGGACATGGTGGTGGAGTCATGCGGCTGCAGGTAG